In the genome of Quercus robur chromosome 3, dhQueRobu3.1, whole genome shotgun sequence, one region contains:
- the LOC126717490 gene encoding ankyrin repeat-containing protein At5g02620-like, whose product MDDILFNAAISANDRFFDENRDGILNLEQGTKGRNSTILHVAAKFGNVQIMKRVLDLKPSLLYKTNCEGNTALHIAASLGHSDMTKLLIMFANSQEVEMRMELLRKQNHEKSTALHEAIKYNHYAIVELLIREDPGLTLFTNIYGESPLFLAVDRRFYQIALHIIKTVADCGYGGRKGKNVLHSAVINLAKSDFVHKMLEKFPHAILETDDSGRIPLHYAAHIGNVDVVELFLQKNDSVAYKTDKEGLSALHSSAKKGNGGVMRAIIKRCPYACELLDVKKSRTVLHVAVESGSVIAVNILLKELAFGDLINEKDKDGNTAFHLAAINRHYTILAMLARDRRVDKLAMNEEGMITADIVQLDNQLLRLEKVLIMGIWNLKQVDGVQTTKEERIIKIEGASDDQNISKGKEAEGASDDQDISKFSLTSITIITTVTFAAALQVPGGYDDKTGTAILQNNIFFKIFLAFDSISFIASAAVMMIHFMNSMSKTSPKNKPKKMSGPINRSLGPLTYCCIYFMFFAYVMSMAAIMTGLEAKGPPTALP is encoded by the exons ATGGATGATATTTTGTTCAATGCTGCAATTTCTGCGAATGACAGATTCTTTGATGAAAATAGAGATGGGATTTTAAACCTCGAGCAGGGGACAAAGGGGAGGAACAGTACTATTCTTCATGTGGCAGCAAAATTTGGAAATGTACAGATCATGAAAAGGGTCCTCGATCTGAAGCCATCACTTTTGTATAAAACAAATTGCGAAGGCAACACTGCACTACATATTGCAGCAAGCTTAGGGCATTCGGACATGACAAAGCTGCTAATAATGTTTGCAAACAGCCAAGAAGTTGAAATGAGAATGGAGCTACTGAGGAAGCAAAATCATGAGAAGAGTACAGCACTGCATGAGGCTATAAAATATAATCATTACGCCATTGTGGAGTTGCTAATTCGGGAAGATCCAGGGTTGACTTTGTTTACAAATATTTATGGGGAATCCCCTCTCTTCCTAGCAGTGGATCGACGTTTCTACCAAATTGCTCTTCACATCATAAAAACCGTTGCAGATTGCGGATATGGGGGAAGGAAAGGGAAGAATGTCTTGCATTCTGCAGTCATTAATCTCGCAAAAAGTG ATTTTGTGCACAAGATGTTGGAAAAATTTCCACATGCAATTCTGGAAACGGATGACTCTGGCAGAATTCCTCTTCATTATGCTGCACATATTGGCAATGTAGACGTTGTCGAACTATTTTTGCAAAAGAATGACTCCGTTGCATACAAAACTGACAAAGAAGGTTTGTCTGCTCTTCACAGTTCGGCTAAGAAAGGAAATGGAGGCGTAATGAGAGCAATCATTAAAAGATGCCCATATGCTTGTGAATTGTTGGACGTCAAGAAAAGTAGGACGGTTCTTCATGTTGCCGTGGAAAGCGGAAGCGTAATTGCGGTGAATATATTACTCAAGGAATTAGCTTTTGGGGATCTCATAAATGAGAAAGATAAAGATGGAAACACGGCTTTTCATCTAGCTGCAATCAATAGGCATTATACAATATTAGCGATGCTTGCACGTGACAGGAGAGTGGACAAGTTGGCTATGAACGAGGAAGGGATGATCACTGCTGACATTGTTCAATTAGATAACCAGCTTTTGCGGTTAGAAAAG GTACTAATTATGGGAATCTGGAATTTGAAACAAGTGGATGGCGTCCAGACTACGAAAGAAGAGCGGATTATCAAGATCGAAGGCGCATCAGATGACCAGAATATTTCCAAAGGAAAGGAGGCAGAAGGCGCATCAGATGACCAGGATATTTCGAAATTCAGTTTAACGTCAATAACGATCATTACAACTGTCACATTTGCAGCAGCTTTGCAAGTGCCAGGCGGATATGACGACAAAACGGGCACCGCAATTTTACAAAACAAcatattctttaaaatttttctggCGTTTGATTCAATCTCCTTTATTGCCTCAGCTGCAGTAATGATGATCCACTTTATGAATTCAATGTCGAAGACATCTCCTAAgaacaagcccaaaaaaatgaGCGGACCAATTAACCGCTCTCTAGGGCCTTTAACTTATTGTTGCATTTACTTTATGTTCTTTGCCTATGTGATGAGCATGGCAGCAATCATGACCGGACTCGAAGCTAAAGGGCCGCCAACTGCCCTCCCCTAA